A stretch of Desulfitobacterium dichloroeliminans LMG P-21439 DNA encodes these proteins:
- a CDS encoding sugar phosphate nucleotidyltransferase translates to MKGVVLAGGTGSRIFPLTKVTNKHLLPVGKCPMIYYPIAKLKEAGITEILIVTGREHMGEVVNLLGSGNDLGLNFTFKVQDQAGGIAQALSLAEDFAGQEAVTVILGDNVFEESLRDYVTEFQGQGQGAKILLQRVDDPGRYGVAELDENNKVLAIEEKPTTPKSNFCVTGIYMFDAEVYSIVKTLKPSKRGELEITDVNNAYIQAGSLSADIISGWWIDAGTFGSLKTAHDLVYAGKLDDQVLKILEA, encoded by the coding sequence ATGAAAGGTGTGGTTTTGGCCGGGGGGACGGGATCGAGAATCTTTCCCTTAACGAAGGTGACGAATAAGCATTTGTTGCCGGTTGGTAAATGTCCCATGATTTATTATCCAATAGCTAAGCTGAAAGAGGCAGGGATAACCGAAATTCTAATTGTTACCGGTAGGGAACATATGGGGGAAGTCGTCAATCTACTGGGAAGTGGCAATGATTTAGGCTTAAACTTTACTTTTAAAGTACAAGATCAAGCGGGGGGAATTGCCCAAGCTTTGAGTTTGGCGGAAGATTTTGCAGGTCAGGAAGCAGTGACCGTGATCTTGGGCGACAACGTTTTTGAGGAAAGCCTCCGGGATTATGTAACGGAATTTCAGGGACAAGGACAGGGCGCGAAGATTTTGCTGCAGAGGGTGGACGATCCTGGAAGATATGGGGTGGCCGAATTAGATGAGAATAATAAGGTCCTAGCCATTGAGGAAAAGCCGACGACACCGAAAAGCAATTTTTGTGTCACCGGAATCTATATGTTCGATGCTGAGGTGTATAGCATTGTGAAAACCTTAAAGCCATCAAAGCGTGGAGAGTTGGAAATAACTGACGTGAATAATGCCTACATTCAAGCGGGCAGCCTGTCTGCGGATATTATTTCGGGTTGGTGGATTGATGCAGGGACCTTCGGTTCATTAAAAACTGCACACGACCTTGTGTATGCTGGAAAGCTAGATGATCAAGTTCTCAAGATATTAGAAGCTTAA
- a CDS encoding GtrA family protein translates to MSNKSSLHNYKRYLLVGGFVGLVTVALRHGINRLLLDRPSDYLLSIALAYACGILLSFLLNRTFTFKSTGKEGSWRKFPPFIIVALIGAVSTSLLSIAVRYGLKFDWIFGEFGATLAFALATFASSVITYSLNSRFVFFRM, encoded by the coding sequence ATGAGTAATAAATCTTCGCTGCATAATTATAAACGGTATTTACTTGTCGGAGGTTTTGTAGGGCTTGTTACTGTTGCCCTACGCCATGGGATCAATAGACTTCTACTCGATAGGCCAAGTGACTACTTGCTTTCCATAGCACTTGCGTACGCTTGTGGCATCCTATTAAGCTTTTTACTGAATAGAACGTTTACATTCAAGTCAACGGGTAAAGAGGGTAGCTGGCGAAAATTCCCTCCGTTTATAATTGTGGCATTAATAGGTGCGGTCTCAACGTCTCTCCTTTCTATTGCAGTTCGCTATGGCTTGAAATTTGACTGGATTTTTGGCGAATTCGGTGCAACTCTTGCTTTTGCCCTAGCCACTTTTGCTTCATCGGTTATAACGTATAGTTTAAATTCTCGTTTTGTTTTCTTCCGTATGTAA
- a CDS encoding ABC transporter ATP-binding protein: protein MFSDLAVSLKNVSKCYHIYDRPKDRLLQGLWRGKKRFYHEFWALNEVSFNVRKGETIGIIGRNGSGKSTILQIIAGTLIPTDGSHATRGRVSALLELGSGFNPEFTGRENVIMGGAILGLSKQEILQRMPLIEQFAEIGEFIDQPVKLYSSGMYVRLAFACAINVDPDILVIDEALAVGDLQFQLKCIEKMKSFKRQGKTIVFVSHDVYTVRNFCDTAIWMMDGKIHLHDDVNTVTERYLDFMQYTGTTKEEAKDVAVVKKSSILTIDRVTFLNENQNPQRDFYFAEPVTVLVDYTLHAPKEGIVGGVAIYDKQNTYVCGLNTKLDKQSLPDQPGQYRLELSYREMSLLPGTYYVDVGFFEDSAVVQLDYKSRVKSFRIISGEYIGEGLTLLKHDWSCT, encoded by the coding sequence ATGTTCTCTGATCTTGCCGTATCACTTAAAAATGTGAGTAAATGCTACCATATTTATGATCGACCCAAGGACAGGCTGTTGCAGGGACTCTGGCGCGGCAAGAAGAGATTTTATCATGAATTTTGGGCGCTTAATGAGGTCTCCTTTAATGTGAGAAAGGGTGAAACCATCGGTATTATTGGGCGCAATGGCTCCGGCAAGAGCACTATCCTGCAGATTATTGCGGGAACGCTTATCCCAACTGATGGGAGTCATGCTACTAGGGGTCGGGTGTCGGCCCTATTAGAGCTGGGCAGCGGCTTTAATCCGGAATTTACCGGGCGGGAAAACGTCATCATGGGCGGGGCGATTCTAGGATTGTCCAAACAAGAGATTCTCCAGCGGATGCCGCTGATTGAGCAGTTTGCAGAAATTGGAGAATTTATCGATCAACCCGTAAAGCTTTATTCTTCGGGGATGTATGTGCGTCTAGCTTTTGCCTGTGCGATTAATGTGGATCCTGATATCTTAGTTATCGATGAAGCCTTAGCGGTTGGTGATTTGCAGTTTCAGCTTAAGTGTATTGAAAAAATGAAAAGCTTTAAACGCCAGGGAAAAACGATCGTGTTTGTGAGTCATGATGTCTACACCGTCCGCAATTTTTGCGATACGGCCATCTGGATGATGGATGGAAAGATTCATCTGCATGATGACGTTAATACCGTTACGGAGCGTTATCTGGATTTTATGCAATATACGGGCACGACAAAAGAAGAGGCGAAGGATGTAGCCGTAGTTAAAAAGAGTAGTATTTTAACCATTGATAGAGTGACGTTTTTAAACGAGAATCAAAATCCGCAAAGGGATTTCTACTTTGCCGAACCGGTTACAGTGCTTGTTGATTATACCTTGCACGCCCCTAAGGAAGGTATTGTGGGTGGGGTGGCGATTTATGACAAGCAAAATACCTATGTTTGTGGTTTAAATACAAAACTTGATAAGCAGTCTTTACCTGATCAACCAGGTCAATACCGGTTGGAATTGTCCTATCGAGAAATGTCGCTCTTGCCAGGCACCTATTACGTCGACGTAGGATTCTTTGAGGATTCTGCAGTGGTCCAGTTGGATTACAAAAGCAGGGTGAAATCCTTTCGCATTATCTCAGGTGAATATATCGGTGAAGGGTTAACGCTGCTTAAACACGATTGGAGTTGCACGTAA
- a CDS encoding glycosyltransferase, whose product MKRIIPGSQVLELGSATGYMTRYLKEELGCTVTCVEIDANAAAKGSIYSAKMIVADLDLMEWYEQLRGKGFDHVIFADVIEHLKDPWQVVRAAVQLLSPQGTLLISVPNIGHSSILMELLEGRFDYRPTGLLDDTHIRFFTRKSLLDLLGRAGMCPIELMGTTTEPEDTEFGQSYGSLAVPLQRLLKEREDAHIYQYVVVAKRQEEVAVDEYRQPLTIENSSTGKDFLQVYWSDKGLSESKSVTVPLRDQQEFAKYEIVLPESVGESGVLRLDPTNFPAFVEIKEIELNTRDKQGPGQLVSQWSAETGFTNLEISQGTIRMSDETSLKLLCPNDDPQVTLTALPSIKEQSLLCLKMRVSRDLQQAALAEVSAQRANIIDLRQSLENRQAAIKELKATLERSQKELGSRVADIDGLKAAFNRSQEERDSQVTVIDELKSTIESNQEELKQRRAEVADYEQQLKEIKSSTVWRAISKWMRMTCWTREQFKLGRDLLQGGYKQRLIPLDNIIPLPAKGPGYWQAVGEDPKFLLSGPFPHGWSEIRFKAASPFPLKVRIYFDRGRGFNETESLALEVVCGESIQDYHVIVLVGYDIKQVRLDPGETEGKFAINSCRIARVTRIGIILRAFGLFFQRQGYSWHSMKLWTRQIGSAIKRGGPKGLWRWAKNLIAPQEDYDLWLKYHSLTEARKKMLQTQCAELAFKPVFSILVPVYNVDERWLRSCLDSVREQVYPHWELCIADDASTDPQVQKMLKEYAARDPRIKVIYREKNGHISAASNSALELATGEYIGLLDHDDCLTADALCENALLINQHPEAVMIYSDEDKIGEDGVRHSPFFKPDWSPDNLLAQMYTCHFGVYKTSVVRELGGFRLGFEGSQDHDLALRVSETTDEIYHIAKVLYHWRTVAESTAVNVGAKSYATTAGLKAVGEALQRRGEGGWVEALERYPYYRAHYPVKGNPLISIIIPTRDMARLLGKCLETIFSKTRYPHYEVLIIDNGSVKSETQQLFAKWQQLEPQRFRVIHLDIPFNYSRLNNQAVQQAKGELVVLLNNDVEIITPNWLEEMAGQAMRPSIGAVGAKLLYPDQTIQHAGVTLGIGGVGGHSHRGRGSEEPGYFGRLIIAANYAAVTGACLMVKKELFCQVGGLEEKLTVAFNDVDFCLKLWEKGYYNLVLPQVKLYHFESKSRGYEDTPEKMQRFLGEVNYMKQHWKNFLERDPFYNPNLTLDREDFSLAMPGE is encoded by the coding sequence TTGAAGCGCATAATCCCGGGGTCACAGGTTTTGGAATTGGGATCAGCTACTGGGTATATGACGCGGTATTTAAAAGAAGAGCTAGGGTGCACTGTGACCTGTGTGGAAATCGACGCGAATGCGGCGGCTAAAGGGAGTATATACAGTGCAAAAATGATTGTCGCCGATTTGGACTTGATGGAGTGGTATGAGCAATTACGGGGAAAAGGCTTTGACCATGTTATCTTTGCTGATGTCATAGAACACCTCAAGGATCCTTGGCAGGTAGTCCGGGCGGCAGTTCAGCTGTTGAGTCCTCAAGGTACTTTATTGATTTCTGTGCCCAATATTGGACATAGTTCGATACTGATGGAACTTCTCGAAGGCAGATTTGACTATCGGCCTACGGGGCTACTCGATGATACACATATTCGCTTCTTTACCCGCAAAAGTCTGTTAGATTTGTTGGGACGGGCGGGTATGTGTCCGATTGAGTTAATGGGTACGACGACAGAGCCGGAAGATACAGAATTTGGGCAAAGCTATGGTTCTTTAGCGGTGCCGCTGCAAAGATTACTGAAAGAGAGAGAGGATGCCCACATCTATCAGTACGTTGTTGTGGCCAAAAGACAAGAGGAAGTAGCGGTTGATGAGTACCGGCAGCCTTTGACCATTGAGAACAGTTCCACGGGTAAGGATTTTTTGCAGGTGTACTGGTCTGATAAGGGTCTCTCGGAAAGTAAATCGGTGACTGTTCCCTTACGTGATCAACAGGAATTTGCAAAGTATGAAATTGTACTGCCTGAGAGTGTGGGGGAAAGCGGGGTATTGCGTTTAGACCCTACCAATTTCCCTGCTTTTGTGGAAATTAAAGAGATTGAGTTAAATACTCGGGATAAGCAAGGGCCCGGTCAACTGGTCAGTCAATGGTCGGCAGAAACGGGTTTCACCAATTTAGAGATAAGCCAGGGTACGATTAGAATGAGTGATGAGACTAGCTTAAAGCTACTTTGCCCCAATGATGACCCGCAGGTGACCTTGACTGCACTGCCGTCAATTAAAGAGCAAAGTCTGCTGTGTTTGAAGATGCGGGTGTCACGGGATCTACAGCAAGCGGCCTTAGCGGAAGTGTCCGCCCAACGGGCTAATATAATAGATTTGCGCCAATCCCTTGAAAATCGCCAAGCTGCCATCAAGGAGCTGAAGGCTACTTTAGAAAGAAGTCAAAAGGAGCTTGGGAGCCGGGTAGCCGATATCGATGGGTTGAAAGCTGCATTTAATAGAAGTCAAGAGGAACGTGATAGCCAAGTAACTGTTATCGATGAGCTGAAATCTACTATAGAAAGCAACCAAGAGGAGTTAAAACAACGGCGGGCAGAGGTTGCTGATTATGAGCAACAACTCAAGGAAATTAAGAGCTCGACAGTTTGGCGCGCCATTTCAAAATGGATGAGAATGACCTGCTGGACTCGTGAGCAATTCAAACTAGGTCGTGATCTGCTTCAGGGTGGGTATAAGCAAAGGCTAATCCCCCTGGATAATATTATTCCTTTACCCGCTAAGGGTCCCGGCTATTGGCAAGCAGTGGGTGAAGATCCTAAGTTTTTGTTATCGGGTCCCTTTCCACACGGTTGGTCAGAGATTCGCTTTAAGGCTGCGAGCCCATTTCCCCTGAAAGTGCGGATCTATTTTGACCGAGGCAGAGGGTTTAATGAGACAGAAAGCTTGGCTCTTGAGGTAGTTTGTGGGGAGAGTATACAGGATTACCACGTTATTGTGTTAGTAGGTTACGATATTAAACAAGTTAGGCTTGATCCAGGTGAAACGGAAGGAAAGTTTGCCATTAATTCCTGTAGAATTGCCAGAGTTACCCGTATAGGGATTATATTGCGGGCATTTGGACTGTTTTTCCAACGTCAGGGTTACTCTTGGCACAGCATGAAGCTCTGGACAAGGCAAATTGGGAGCGCGATTAAAAGAGGTGGGCCCAAGGGTTTGTGGAGATGGGCAAAGAACTTGATTGCACCCCAAGAAGATTATGACCTTTGGCTCAAATATCATAGTTTAACCGAAGCGCGCAAGAAAATGCTCCAGACCCAATGCGCGGAGTTAGCCTTTAAGCCGGTATTTTCTATTTTGGTGCCGGTCTATAATGTAGACGAAAGATGGTTGCGCAGCTGCCTTGATTCAGTGCGGGAGCAAGTTTATCCCCATTGGGAATTATGTATAGCCGATGATGCTTCAACAGATCCCCAAGTTCAAAAAATGCTTAAGGAATATGCAGCTAGGGATCCAAGGATTAAAGTTATCTATAGAGAAAAGAATGGCCATATATCCGCGGCTTCTAATTCAGCCTTGGAACTGGCAACGGGTGAGTATATTGGGCTATTAGACCATGACGATTGTTTGACGGCCGATGCCCTTTGCGAGAATGCCCTGCTCATCAATCAACATCCTGAGGCCGTGATGATTTACAGTGATGAGGATAAGATTGGGGAGGATGGGGTCAGACATTCACCCTTTTTCAAACCGGATTGGTCGCCAGACAACCTATTGGCTCAGATGTATACTTGTCATTTTGGGGTGTACAAGACCAGTGTGGTTCGGGAGTTGGGTGGTTTCCGTCTCGGGTTTGAGGGAAGCCAAGATCATGATCTTGCCTTACGGGTTTCGGAAACCACCGACGAAATCTACCATATAGCCAAGGTTCTTTATCATTGGCGTACTGTAGCAGAGTCCACTGCGGTAAATGTCGGCGCTAAAAGTTATGCCACAACTGCTGGTTTAAAAGCAGTAGGCGAAGCACTGCAGCGGAGGGGAGAAGGGGGCTGGGTAGAAGCTTTAGAGCGGTATCCTTACTATAGGGCACACTATCCGGTCAAGGGGAACCCTTTAATTTCAATCATCATTCCGACGCGGGATATGGCTCGACTGTTAGGAAAATGCCTGGAAACTATATTCAGTAAAACGAGGTATCCCCATTATGAAGTACTGATAATAGATAATGGTAGTGTCAAGTCGGAAACACAGCAACTCTTTGCCAAGTGGCAACAGCTTGAACCGCAAAGATTCCGAGTCATTCACCTCGATATACCCTTTAATTACTCTCGACTGAATAATCAGGCGGTGCAGCAAGCTAAGGGTGAGTTAGTTGTGCTGTTAAATAACGATGTGGAGATCATCACCCCGAATTGGTTGGAGGAGATGGCTGGACAGGCCATGCGCCCCAGTATCGGTGCAGTCGGCGCAAAGCTTTTGTACCCAGACCAAACCATTCAACACGCCGGAGTAACTCTGGGGATAGGAGGGGTAGGAGGTCACAGTCATCGTGGACGCGGTTCAGAGGAGCCAGGATATTTTGGTCGATTAATCATTGCGGCCAATTACGCTGCGGTTACGGGTGCTTGCCTCATGGTAAAAAAGGAGTTGTTTTGCCAGGTGGGTGGACTGGAGGAAAAATTAACAGTGGCCTTCAACGATGTGGATTTTTGTCTGAAGCTGTGGGAGAAGGGCTATTATAATTTGGTCTTGCCTCAAGTGAAGCTGTACCACTTCGAATCAAAAAGCAGGGGCTATGAAGATACCCCGGAAAAAATGCAGCGTTTCCTCGGCGAAGTAAATTATATGAAGCAACACTGGAAGAATTTCTTGGAACGCGACCCTTTCTACAACCCGAATCTCACCTTGGATCGAGAGGATTTTAGTTTAGCGATGCCCGGCGAATAA
- the rfbB gene encoding dTDP-glucose 4,6-dehydratase, producing MRRILVTGGAGFIGSNFIQFILQTYDDWHIVNLDALTYAGNLENLKSVERHPNYKFIKGSITDYDLLESIAQRGLDGIINFAAESHVDRSIKDPGVFVETNIMGTQRLLEIVRKYKVGRFLQVSTDEVYGSLGDSGFFTEATPLKPNSPYAASKASADLLVRAYHETFGMDVVITRCSNNYGPYQFPEKLIPLIISNALDDKSLPVYGDGLNIRDWLHVIDHCSAIALAFLKGQSGEVYNIGGNNERANIEVVKSILSLLAKPESLINNVKDRLGHDRRYAIDASKIRTELGWQPEYCFETGIRETVEWYCHNRVWWEKIRSGQYRDYYSKMYAKG from the coding sequence GTGCGGCGCATTTTAGTCACGGGTGGAGCAGGTTTCATTGGGAGTAACTTTATCCAATTTATATTACAGACCTATGATGATTGGCACATCGTCAATTTAGATGCACTAACCTACGCCGGTAATCTGGAAAATCTTAAATCTGTTGAACGGCACCCTAATTACAAGTTTATCAAAGGCAGTATCACCGATTATGACTTACTAGAATCCATAGCCCAACGAGGATTGGATGGGATAATCAATTTCGCAGCGGAATCTCATGTGGATCGGAGTATCAAAGATCCAGGGGTATTTGTGGAAACCAATATTATGGGAACGCAAAGATTGCTTGAGATAGTCCGTAAGTACAAGGTGGGCAGGTTTTTACAAGTTTCAACAGATGAAGTCTATGGCAGTTTAGGTGATAGTGGATTTTTTACGGAGGCAACGCCACTTAAGCCGAACAGTCCTTATGCAGCGAGTAAGGCAAGTGCAGATTTGTTAGTTCGCGCTTACCATGAAACCTTTGGTATGGATGTGGTGATAACACGCTGCTCCAATAACTATGGACCCTATCAGTTTCCGGAAAAGCTTATCCCCTTGATTATTTCTAATGCCTTAGATGACAAGTCGCTACCGGTGTATGGCGATGGCTTAAATATCCGCGATTGGTTACACGTTATCGACCACTGTTCGGCTATAGCTTTGGCCTTTTTGAAAGGGCAAAGTGGTGAGGTTTATAATATCGGTGGAAATAACGAAAGAGCCAATATTGAGGTTGTTAAAAGCATTCTAAGTCTACTTGCTAAGCCCGAGTCCTTGATTAACAATGTTAAGGATCGACTTGGGCACGACAGACGCTATGCCATTGATGCCTCCAAAATAAGGACTGAACTGGGGTGGCAGCCCGAATACTGCTTTGAGACCGGTATCAGAGAAACGGTAGAATGGTACTGCCATAACCGTGTTTGGTGGGAGAAAATCCGATCGGGTCAATATCGAGATTATTATTCCAAAATGTATGCCAAGGGTTAG
- a CDS encoding dTDP-4-dehydrorhamnose 3,5-epimerase family protein: MITIEGVVTKRLVKHCDDRGFFTEILRDDDELLARFGQASLSMSYPGVIKAFHYHERQDDLWFFPVGNAQVVLYDLRETSPTKGVTNVFYMGETNPLLLVIPKGVAHGYRVLGSNPLIITYFTTESYNPASPDERRLAWNDESINFDWITENR, translated from the coding sequence ATGATTACAATTGAAGGTGTAGTAACAAAGCGATTAGTCAAACATTGTGATGACCGTGGGTTTTTTACGGAAATTCTCCGTGACGACGATGAACTCTTAGCGCGTTTTGGTCAGGCATCCCTTTCCATGTCTTATCCAGGCGTTATTAAGGCCTTTCATTATCACGAACGGCAGGACGATTTGTGGTTTTTCCCTGTGGGTAACGCCCAGGTTGTTTTGTACGACTTGCGAGAGACCTCGCCAACTAAGGGTGTAACCAATGTGTTTTATATGGGGGAGACCAATCCATTACTTTTAGTTATTCCTAAGGGAGTTGCCCATGGTTATCGGGTTTTAGGATCTAATCCTCTAATCATTACCTACTTCACCACCGAGTCTTACAATCCAGCCAGCCCTGATGAACGAAGACTGGCTTGGAATGATGAGAGTATTAACTTTGATTGGATAACCGAGAATCGTTAA
- a CDS encoding ABC transporter permease: MSEIRADITLGEKKRSLWNPSSMVASLWQNRELIKQFVKREVIGRYKGSYLGLFWSFLNPLFMLAVYSFVFSVVFEAKWGIGTGSKIEFALVLFCGLTTFNIFAEVISRAPNLIVSNVNYVKKVVFPLEILPIVVLGSALVQAAISLVLLVSALVVFMGIFHWTMLLLPLVLLPQLLLVLGAGWFLASLGIFLRDIGHVIMIIVQVLMFMTPIFYPITAVPEKLRWMFEISPIYHVVDDMRRIFIWGQLPSWNWLILNILLSSCIAILGYVWFQRTRGGFADVL, encoded by the coding sequence ATGAGCGAGATTAGAGCAGATATAACTCTAGGCGAAAAAAAGCGGAGCCTTTGGAATCCCAGTTCAATGGTCGCAAGCCTATGGCAGAACCGTGAGCTAATTAAGCAATTTGTTAAACGTGAAGTGATAGGCCGCTACAAGGGGTCTTATTTGGGTTTGTTTTGGTCCTTTCTCAACCCACTATTTATGCTTGCTGTGTATTCCTTCGTGTTTAGCGTGGTGTTCGAGGCTAAGTGGGGAATAGGAACAGGAAGTAAAATAGAATTTGCTTTAGTGCTTTTTTGTGGTTTAACTACCTTCAATATTTTTGCCGAAGTTATCTCGCGTGCACCGAATTTAATCGTTTCCAATGTAAACTATGTCAAAAAAGTCGTTTTTCCTCTGGAGATTTTACCCATAGTCGTTTTAGGCTCTGCCTTAGTACAAGCTGCAATCAGCTTAGTGCTGCTAGTCAGTGCCTTGGTTGTTTTCATGGGGATATTTCATTGGACGATGCTTCTGCTTCCGCTGGTGCTATTACCGCAATTATTATTAGTTTTAGGGGCTGGCTGGTTTCTAGCCTCTTTAGGCATCTTTTTGCGGGATATTGGTCACGTGATTATGATCATAGTTCAAGTATTGATGTTTATGACCCCCATCTTTTATCCCATTACCGCTGTGCCTGAAAAGTTGCGCTGGATGTTTGAAATAAGTCCGATCTACCATGTGGTGGATGATATGCGTCGTATATTTATCTGGGGTCAGCTGCCTAGCTGGAATTGGCTGATCCTTAATATTTTGCTTAGTAGTTGTATAGCAATTTTGGGCTACGTTTGGTTCCAAAGAACACGAGGTGGATTCGCAGATGTTCTCTGA
- a CDS encoding glycosyltransferase family 2 protein, which yields MSNSFLSNQEFNNSIELSILMPCLNEAETIAVCIEKAHSFLKVNKIIGEVVIADNGSTDGSQRIAEANGARVIHVKERGYGSALIDGIKATYGKYIIMGDADDSYDFTALTPFVEKLREGYDLVMGNRFRGGIKPGAMPPLHRYLGNPVLSGIGRLFFPSAIGDFHCGLRGFNREAMIKLNLKTTGMEFASEMVVKSTLHKLRISEVPTTLSPDGRTRPPHLRSWRDGWRHLRFLLIFSPRWLFLYPGLLLLLVGLVCLLALIPGPQTLGGVTFDIHTMLYASMAIIVGFQCVAFAIFSKVFAINNKIFPSDKRLESALSKITLERGIVLGLLLFLMSLMGSINAVMAWGKTSFSSLVPSITMRIAIPSVTLIVVGIQVFFNSFFLTFLASQKDE from the coding sequence TTGAGTAATAGTTTCTTATCTAATCAAGAATTTAACAACTCAATTGAGTTATCGATTTTAATGCCTTGTCTTAATGAAGCAGAAACAATTGCGGTCTGTATTGAAAAGGCACATTCTTTTCTTAAAGTGAACAAAATAATTGGCGAAGTAGTTATAGCAGACAATGGCAGCACCGATGGTTCACAAAGAATTGCTGAAGCTAACGGAGCCAGAGTTATTCACGTAAAAGAACGAGGCTACGGCAGTGCACTCATTGATGGTATTAAAGCTACCTACGGTAAATATATAATAATGGGCGATGCCGATGACAGCTATGACTTTACAGCCTTAACACCCTTTGTAGAAAAACTTAGAGAGGGTTATGACCTTGTCATGGGTAACCGGTTTAGAGGTGGAATAAAGCCTGGAGCTATGCCTCCCCTTCACCGTTATCTTGGTAACCCAGTTTTATCTGGGATTGGTCGTCTGTTTTTCCCAAGCGCAATCGGTGATTTTCACTGCGGTCTAAGGGGGTTTAATAGGGAAGCGATGATCAAGCTGAACTTAAAAACCACCGGTATGGAATTTGCCAGTGAAATGGTGGTTAAGTCAACGTTACATAAACTTCGTATCTCTGAGGTGCCAACCACTTTATCCCCGGATGGCCGTACACGGCCACCTCATCTTCGGAGCTGGCGAGATGGGTGGCGTCATCTGCGTTTTTTGTTAATATTCAGCCCCAGATGGTTATTCCTCTATCCAGGTTTACTTTTACTACTGGTTGGTTTAGTTTGCCTGCTGGCTCTAATCCCCGGGCCCCAAACCTTGGGTGGAGTAACCTTTGATATTCATACTATGCTCTATGCATCAATGGCCATAATAGTCGGCTTTCAATGTGTAGCTTTCGCCATATTTTCTAAGGTCTTCGCTATTAATAATAAGATATTCCCAAGCGATAAGCGTCTTGAATCTGCTCTTAGCAAGATCACTCTTGAACGCGGGATTGTGCTCGGTTTATTATTATTCCTCATGAGCCTTATGGGTTCTATCAACGCTGTTATGGCTTGGGGAAAAACATCGTTCAGCTCCTTGGTTCCTAGCATAACTATGCGGATCGCGATTCCCTCAGTTACCTTAATCGTTGTAGGAATACAGGTGTTTTTTAATAGCTTCTTTCTTACTTTTTTGGCCTCCCAAAAGGATGAGTAA